From the genome of Callithrix jacchus isolate 240 chromosome 7, calJac240_pri, whole genome shotgun sequence, one region includes:
- the LOC118143009 gene encoding uncharacterized protein LOC118143009 isoform X4 encodes MPHSAHAAQYLLLRMSVAMRVCCCACALKPTFCPRRALQEKVWCAFIPPSSFFLTKTQPHYLMFQMDVGVPPMTSAFRLEVRVCLSMECLQIIGSHYFGV; translated from the exons ATGCCCCACTCTGCGCATGCTGCACAGTACCTGTTGCTGCGCATGTCTGTTGCTATGCGCGTCTGTTGCTGCGCATGCGCCTTGAAGCCCACCTTCTGTCCTCGCAGAGCTCTGCAAGAAAAGGTCTGGTGTGCGTTCATTCCGCCGTCTTCATTTTTTCTCACTAAGACTCAACCG CATTACCTCATGTTTCAAATGGATGTTGGAGTTCCTCCCATGACGTCTGCATTCCGGTTAGAAGTACGTGTATGCTTGTCTATGGAGTGCTTACAG
- the LOC118143009 gene encoding uncharacterized protein LOC118143009 isoform X3: protein MPHSAHAAQYLLLRMSVAMRVCCCACALKPTFCPRRALQEKVWCAFIPPSSFFLTKTQPHYLMFQMDVGVPPMTSAFRLEVRVCLSMECLQNKMFHWKDIMQQ from the exons ATGCCCCACTCTGCGCATGCTGCACAGTACCTGTTGCTGCGCATGTCTGTTGCTATGCGCGTCTGTTGCTGCGCATGCGCCTTGAAGCCCACCTTCTGTCCTCGCAGAGCTCTGCAAGAAAAGGTCTGGTGTGCGTTCATTCCGCCGTCTTCATTTTTTCTCACTAAGACTCAACCG CATTACCTCATGTTTCAAATGGATGTTGGAGTTCCTCCCATGACGTCTGCATTCCGGTTAGAAGTACGTGTATGCTTGTCTATGGAGTGCTTACAG aataaaatgtttcattGGAAAGATATTATGCAGCAGTAA